In Rhodopirellula sp. P2, the DNA window CACCCCCCCACCGTGACAACCAAAATTGTCAGCAGTGCCCCGAACACAGCATTCGCCGTTCGCCGGAAACCGGCGGATGAATTGGATGAACGGGTCGTCGTCCTCATAGGAATCACGGGTTTCATTTGGAGGCCTGTTTTCTTTCTCGAAGCCATTGTTCAACCGCGATTCGGTTGGATGGGAATGCCATGTTGTTGAGTTCTCGTTTGCTCGGCACGCACCATTTGAATTCAGTCAATTCCGTCGGTTCCAATTGGATCTTCGCGTCCGTGGGAACTTTGCAGACAAAGAACAAATCGATCACGTCAGCGGTCACGCCGGCGTAGGTGTAAGTGTTGGGGCCAGTCGTCAACAGCGTCAACTCGGTCACTTCCAACTGAGTCTCTTCGATGACTTCACGGCGCAGAGCTTCCTCGATCGACTCGCCGCGATCCACAAAGCCACCAGGCAATCCCCATTGGCCTTTGCCGGGGTCGCGGGCACGACGGACAAGCAGCAATTGTTGAGCTTCGTTGACGATCAATCCGCCGACGGCAGCAACGGGGCCAAAGAAAAACGCAAATCCACATTCACCGCAGCGAAACGGAATGGCTCCGAGATGCTCACTCGGTGTTTGGCACGAGGGGCAATAGCGGAACGCCTGTTCGATCGGTTCTTGCGAACGCCTGGTGGGCTTGGGGTTTTGCTTGCGAACGCTTTTGACAGCGGACTTTTTCGCGGCCTTCTTCTTGACCGACTTCTTCACCTTCTTGCTGGCGGATTTTTTCACGCCGTTGCCACTCGCCTGGTGGGCGGCAGGATGTGACGTGCGAGTTGATTTGCGAGAGGACTTCTTCGCCGATTTCCGTGAAGCAGACTTCTTGGCTGTTTTTTTGACAGTTGCCGCGCTCGGTTTCTTCTTCATGGTTCAACCTCCTCATCGGTCATTGAGAAAGCGACGATGGATTCGGTGTGATAGTGCGCCGCACGCAACACTCCCGCACCGCTGAGACGCGCCCCTAGGGTTCGAAGTTCTTCGATCGAGTGGATGACGCCCATCCCCAGTGATTCAACCACGTCGTCGTCGAGTTGGCAGTGCAGCAGCACGTGACCATCGGCAATCAATTGATTCCATTGCCGAGCCAGGGGCGTTTCCGCGTCCCAACTTTTGAACGCCGTGTCCTGGTCCAGCTTGGCCGGGTTGTCTGGTTCCAAATCGACCTTGTCCGAGTCTTCCTCCTCTTCCTCCTGCTCGTCGTTGTCTTGGGAGGCGTCGCTCTCGTCCGGATCTGATTCGATGCCAATCGGTGATTGCCCGAGTTCTCGCAACCACACCGGGCCGGGCGGCGTGCTGACTTGCGACCAAATCACAATCGTCCCGCCCGGAGTGACGTGACGCCCGGCTGCGATTGCGGCGCGAGCCAGGTTGGCCCAGGTCTGCGAGTTTTCGTCTCCATCGAGAGCCGCAACGACCATTTCCGCGGTCGGGACGGTCTCACTGATGGCGTCCGAAGTGACCGCGGATTCGTCGCGATCCCAGGACTCTTGGTCGGCCGTCTCGCCGCTGGCGTACAGGTTGGCCAGCTCATGGCGCAAGGCATCGGGGGTGCCGGCGATCAATCGACCGAGCTCACCGGCTGCGTCGGCGGAAACCAGCATCATGACTTGCACGCCCAGCAACCAAGCCGCTTCCGAAGGTTCCGTGGTGGATCCGATTTGGTAGCGGTGCTGCGTCGCCGCATCCGCGAACAGCGGGAAGATCCCTGTCGGATCAATGTTGTTGATCGCGTCACGGGATCGTGCGGACAGAATCGGCAACGTGAAGTCAGCGTCGACCAGATCCTTGGCCAAGTAAACGGCCTCGGCGTTTTCGTCCGCGACGATGTAACGCAAATTTTCGCGTCGATGTGGTTCGTGGCGGACCACTTCCACCTTCATCGGTTTGAGGGTGGCTTGGTTGGCCTGGACCGCGTCCAATTCCTGCTGCAATCGAGTCACCAAGGCTTCGTCGGCCTCGTTCCAGAGCACCACGCTGACCTTGCCCGCATTGGCTTGCCCGAGCAAGGCAAGCACGCCACGCAAAACATCCGAAATTCGCGGGACGTTGGGGTCAACCGCCAATGCCACATGGTCGCCGGGAACAATGGCCTCAAACACGGTCGGGAAGTCCGCCGGCGTTTGCAACATGCTCACGGCGAGCTTCGTGATCGCCTCCGGCGAATCATCGGTGGGTTGCGAACGAGCGGAGAACGAACCCGCCACCGCGGCAGGCCTCAACTCCCACAATTCACCCTCGACTGCCCCACGGTAGTGCTGGGCTGAGACGACTGGCAACGAAACACGTTTCATGGAACAAGTGGCTAAAATGAACGGGATGACCAATTGGATCAG includes these proteins:
- a CDS encoding transcriptional regulator, which codes for MKRVSLPVVSAQHYRGAVEGELWELRPAAVAGSFSARSQPTDDSPEAITKLAVSMLQTPADFPTVFEAIVPGDHVALAVDPNVPRISDVLRGVLALLGQANAGKVSVVLWNEADEALVTRLQQELDAVQANQATLKPMKVEVVRHEPHRRENLRYIVADENAEAVYLAKDLVDADFTLPILSARSRDAINNIDPTGIFPLFADAATQHRYQIGSTTEPSEAAWLLGVQVMMLVSADAAGELGRLIAGTPDALRHELANLYASGETADQESWDRDESAVTSDAISETVPTAEMVVAALDGDENSQTWANLARAAIAAGRHVTPGGTIVIWSQVSTPPGPVWLRELGQSPIGIESDPDESDASQDNDEQEEEEEDSDKVDLEPDNPAKLDQDTAFKSWDAETPLARQWNQLIADGHVLLHCQLDDDVVESLGMGVIHSIEELRTLGARLSGAGVLRAAHYHTESIVAFSMTDEEVEP
- a CDS encoding NUDIX hydrolase; the encoded protein is MKKKPSAATVKKTAKKSASRKSAKKSSRKSTRTSHPAAHQASGNGVKKSASKKVKKSVKKKAAKKSAVKSVRKQNPKPTRRSQEPIEQAFRYCPSCQTPSEHLGAIPFRCGECGFAFFFGPVAAVGGLIVNEAQQLLLVRRARDPGKGQWGLPGGFVDRGESIEEALRREVIEETQLEVTELTLLTTGPNTYTYAGVTADVIDLFFVCKVPTDAKIQLEPTELTEFKWCVPSKRELNNMAFPSNRIAVEQWLRERKQASK